Proteins encoded in a region of the Rubrobacter aplysinae genome:
- a CDS encoding NAD-dependent epimerase/dehydratase family protein — MRVLVLGGDGFCGWPTALHLSAQGYEVAIADNLSRRKIDVELECDSLTPIRPMGERLGAWEELTDNRIQFHQLNVAENYRQLYDLLLEWQPDGVIHFAEQRAAPYSMKSSNHKRYTVDNNLNATNNLLAAISESGLDPHVVHLGTMGVYGYGSAGMRIPEGYLTVKVETEEGDLVEQEILYPPNPGSIYHLTKTQDQLLFAFYNKNDSLRVTDLHQGIVWGTQTEETKLDERLINRFDYDGDYGTVLNRFLMQAAVGYPMTVHGTGGQTRAFIHIQDTVRCIQLALENPPQTGDRVQVYNQMTETHRLRDLAKLVAEKTGAEIDYVENPRSEAAENELNVRNDRFLDLGLEPTTLSGGLLEEVTEIAGKYAYRCDTSKIPATSLWRPEQRAAHNTPLHSADGR, encoded by the coding sequence GTGAGGGTACTGGTTTTAGGCGGGGACGGGTTCTGCGGCTGGCCGACGGCGCTGCACCTCTCGGCCCAGGGATATGAGGTGGCCATCGCCGACAACCTCTCTCGCCGTAAGATAGACGTAGAGCTAGAGTGCGACTCGCTAACCCCCATCCGCCCGATGGGCGAGCGTCTTGGTGCCTGGGAGGAGCTGACCGACAACCGGATACAGTTCCACCAGCTAAACGTCGCCGAGAACTACCGCCAGCTTTATGATCTGCTTCTGGAGTGGCAGCCGGACGGAGTGATCCACTTCGCCGAGCAGAGAGCCGCGCCCTACTCCATGAAGAGTAGCAACCACAAGCGCTACACCGTGGACAATAACCTCAACGCCACCAACAACCTGCTCGCGGCGATCTCGGAGAGCGGGCTAGACCCCCACGTGGTCCACCTCGGCACGATGGGCGTGTACGGCTACGGCAGTGCCGGGATGCGGATACCGGAAGGCTACCTAACGGTAAAGGTAGAGACCGAAGAAGGGGACCTCGTAGAGCAGGAGATACTGTACCCGCCGAACCCCGGCAGCATCTACCACTTAACGAAGACCCAGGATCAGCTCCTGTTCGCCTTCTACAACAAAAACGACTCGCTAAGGGTCACCGACCTGCACCAGGGCATCGTGTGGGGAACCCAGACCGAAGAGACCAAGCTAGACGAGCGTCTCATAAACCGCTTCGACTACGACGGAGACTACGGCACCGTGCTTAACAGGTTCCTGATGCAGGCGGCGGTAGGCTACCCCATGACGGTACACGGCACCGGAGGGCAGACGCGGGCCTTCATCCACATACAGGACACAGTGCGCTGCATACAGCTGGCACTAGAGAACCCGCCACAGACCGGAGACAGGGTACAGGTCTACAACCAGATGACCGAGACCCACCGCCTGAGAGACCTCGCAAAGCTCGTGGCCGAGAAGACCGGGGCGGAGATAGATTACGTGGAGAACCCCCGTTCAGAGGCCGCCGAGAACGAGTTGAACGTAAGGAACGACCGCTTTCTGGATCTCGGGTTGGAGCCGACTACCCTGAGTGGAGGGCTTTTGGAGGAGGTAACGGAGATAGCGGGCAAGTACGCTTACCGCTGCGACACCTCGAAGATACCCGCCACTTCGCTGTGGAGACCGGAGCAGCGAGCCGCCCACAACACGCCCCTGCATTCCGCGGACGGGCGATAG
- a CDS encoding cation:proton antiporter domain-containing protein — MGIAGDIALILIAAFAGGVIAQRLGLPLILGYIVAGVVVGPNTGGPTIGDVHEIELLAEIGVALLLFTIGLNFPLRELLPVKRIAIFGTIIQMSLTIAFGYGLAQVLGLGWEESVWFGALLSLSSTAVVLKTLTEQGVINTLASRVIVGMLIIQDLAVVPLIIILPELGNVSGGLAELGISAVEAALFIGGMALFGTRIFPWLMHRIAGWNSRELFLISIVAIGLGVGYGTYLFGLSFAFGAFVAGMVLSQSDYSHQALADIAPLRDVFAMLFFVSVGLLIDPAFLLDNLLTVGLVVLAVLVFKGLIFAGVARGFGYGNIAPFAVGFGLFQVGEFSFVLAREGVNSGAVSSQTYSIVLTTAVVTMSLTPFATRLAPRVYGLWRRRYPQETMRTFNLPDTGLREHVIVAGFGRVGSFVSGMLDRLDQRFVIVESSPRRAEEAREAGFPVVFGDASAEPVLEAADIADARLVVLTVPDALDARMVVERVRGFSPDVHIVARSSSAEQLQDFGKLGIYEAVQPEFEAALELGRQALVHLDIEAGEIQRFSDQVRGELYAPIVGGSDDGMLDQLRRATRLIETEWIRLRDNSPVLGRSIGELQIRNIAGASIVAVVRDDEVIASPGPEVAFQSGDTAVVLGSREQRATFREMIEAGTVAAASGAGGATTHDNDGDGRGL; from the coding sequence ATGGGCATTGCGGGGGACATAGCACTGATCCTGATCGCCGCCTTCGCCGGGGGTGTGATCGCGCAGCGCCTCGGGTTGCCGCTTATCCTCGGGTACATCGTCGCCGGGGTGGTCGTCGGGCCGAACACGGGTGGTCCGACCATCGGGGACGTGCACGAGATCGAGCTTCTGGCCGAGATCGGGGTGGCGCTCCTGCTCTTTACCATCGGGCTCAACTTTCCGCTGCGCGAGCTGTTGCCGGTAAAGCGTATAGCGATCTTCGGCACCATCATCCAGATGTCGCTGACCATCGCCTTCGGGTACGGGCTCGCCCAGGTCCTGGGGCTCGGCTGGGAAGAGTCGGTGTGGTTCGGGGCCCTGCTGTCGCTGTCGAGTACGGCGGTCGTGCTCAAGACGCTCACCGAACAGGGCGTCATAAACACCCTGGCGAGCCGGGTGATCGTGGGCATGCTCATAATCCAGGACCTCGCGGTGGTGCCCCTGATAATCATTCTTCCGGAGCTGGGTAACGTGAGCGGCGGGCTCGCGGAGCTCGGCATCTCGGCGGTCGAGGCCGCGTTGTTTATCGGGGGGATGGCGCTTTTCGGGACCAGAATTTTCCCGTGGCTGATGCACCGCATCGCGGGCTGGAACTCGCGGGAGCTTTTCCTCATCTCCATCGTGGCAATCGGCCTCGGGGTAGGCTACGGGACGTACCTTTTCGGGCTATCCTTCGCGTTCGGGGCGTTCGTCGCGGGGATGGTCCTCAGCCAGTCGGACTACTCGCACCAGGCGCTCGCGGATATCGCGCCCCTGCGGGACGTGTTCGCCATGCTGTTCTTCGTCTCCGTCGGTCTCCTCATAGACCCGGCGTTCTTGCTGGACAACCTCCTGACCGTCGGGCTCGTGGTCCTCGCAGTGCTGGTATTCAAGGGTCTCATCTTCGCGGGCGTCGCCCGGGGATTTGGTTACGGGAACATCGCGCCTTTCGCCGTGGGGTTCGGGCTTTTCCAGGTCGGCGAGTTCTCTTTCGTGCTGGCGCGCGAGGGGGTCAACTCCGGGGCGGTGTCGAGCCAGACCTACTCCATAGTGCTCACGACGGCGGTGGTTACGATGTCGCTGACGCCGTTCGCCACCCGTCTCGCGCCGCGGGTGTACGGGCTGTGGCGGCGGCGCTATCCGCAGGAGACGATGCGGACCTTCAACCTGCCGGATACCGGGCTGCGGGAGCACGTGATCGTGGCGGGATTCGGACGTGTGGGGAGCTTCGTGTCGGGGATGCTCGACCGGCTCGACCAGAGGTTCGTTATCGTGGAGAGCAGCCCCCGGCGGGCCGAGGAGGCGCGGGAGGCGGGGTTCCCGGTGGTCTTCGGCGACGCCTCCGCCGAGCCGGTGCTGGAGGCCGCGGACATCGCCGACGCGAGGCTGGTCGTCTTGACGGTGCCGGACGCCCTGGACGCGCGGATGGTCGTCGAGCGGGTGCGCGGGTTCAGCCCGGACGTACACATCGTGGCCCGCTCTTCGAGCGCCGAGCAGCTACAGGACTTCGGCAAGCTCGGCATTTACGAGGCCGTGCAGCCCGAGTTCGAGGCCGCGCTGGAGCTCGGACGTCAGGCGCTCGTGCACCTGGACATAGAGGCCGGCGAGATACAGCGGTTCTCGGACCAGGTCAGAGGCGAGCTCTACGCCCCGATAGTAGGAGGCTCGGACGACGGGATGCTCGACCAGCTACGCCGGGCGACGCGGCTTATAGAGACCGAGTGGATACGCCTGCGGGATAACAGCCCGGTCCTGGGCCGCAGCATCGGTGAGCTGCAGATCCGTAACATCGCCGGAGCCTCCATCGTAGCGGTCGTCCGGGACGACGAGGTCATCGCGAGCCCCGGCCCGGAGGTGGCGTTTCAGTCCGGCGATACGGCGGTCGTGCTCGGCTCCCGCGAGCAACGCGCCACCTTCCGGGAGATGATCGAGGCCGGCACCGTCGCCGCCGCCAGCGGCGCGGGCGGGGCTACAACACACGATAATGATGGAGATGGCCGAGGTCTGTAG
- the tig gene encoding trigger factor: MTESKTASVTQLEDNKVRLDVEVSGEAVKEGVEAKVDELKQQVRVPGFRPGKAPRRVIESQVGKDYLYMEALQERLPQWYSRAVVETEIRPIDQPQIDFEESPDEENGFKFSATVEVRPEAKLGEYKGLEVPKREAGIDEEQVEEQIEEMRGQFATLAAVEGRPAQEGDFAIIDFKGELMSGGELPGGEAEDYMLEIGKGELLEDFENNVVGMSAGERKQFAVTFPMDYGEESLRGQSVLFRVHVKEIKERELPPLDDDFAAEASEFDTLEEFRQGVRDQLGEQLQQQIQGEFRGRALDEAAKNAEVLVPEPMVDEKAGEMLQSFERSIQQQGLDPQQYYQIAGVDPEEMKQRVRPDAEDTVKKELVLDAVAVAEGLEADEETVMHEVGHLAEESGRSAEQVVATMRANGTYSMLEEEVVRQKALELIAESAVPVEMPEEEQEEAEELEGVEGEARAGTSEEANEETEETNETDEEEEGQK; the protein is encoded by the coding sequence ATGACGGAATCTAAGACGGCCAGTGTCACCCAGCTTGAGGACAACAAGGTTCGCCTTGACGTGGAGGTCTCGGGAGAGGCCGTCAAGGAGGGCGTCGAGGCCAAGGTGGACGAGCTCAAGCAGCAGGTCCGGGTGCCGGGTTTCCGTCCGGGGAAGGCGCCGCGCCGGGTTATAGAGAGCCAGGTCGGCAAGGACTACCTGTACATGGAGGCGCTACAGGAGAGGCTGCCGCAGTGGTACTCTCGGGCCGTCGTCGAGACCGAGATACGCCCCATAGACCAGCCCCAGATAGACTTCGAGGAGTCGCCGGACGAGGAGAACGGGTTCAAGTTCTCGGCGACGGTAGAGGTCAGGCCGGAGGCCAAGCTCGGCGAGTACAAGGGCCTCGAGGTCCCAAAGCGCGAGGCCGGGATAGACGAGGAGCAGGTCGAGGAGCAGATCGAGGAGATGCGCGGCCAGTTCGCCACCCTCGCCGCCGTGGAGGGCCGTCCGGCCCAGGAGGGCGACTTCGCGATCATAGACTTCAAGGGCGAGCTGATGTCGGGCGGCGAGCTGCCCGGCGGCGAGGCCGAGGACTACATGCTGGAGATCGGCAAGGGCGAGCTCTTAGAGGACTTCGAGAACAACGTCGTGGGGATGAGCGCGGGCGAGCGCAAGCAGTTCGCCGTTACCTTCCCGATGGACTACGGCGAGGAGTCGCTGCGCGGGCAGTCGGTACTCTTCCGGGTGCACGTCAAGGAGATCAAGGAGCGCGAGCTGCCGCCGCTGGACGACGACTTCGCCGCAGAGGCGAGCGAGTTTGACACCCTGGAGGAGTTCCGGCAGGGCGTGCGCGATCAGCTCGGGGAGCAGCTCCAGCAGCAGATACAAGGCGAGTTCCGGGGCCGGGCGCTGGACGAGGCCGCCAAAAATGCCGAGGTGCTGGTGCCCGAGCCGATGGTTGACGAGAAGGCCGGGGAGATGCTCCAGAGCTTCGAGCGTTCCATTCAGCAGCAGGGGCTAGACCCGCAGCAGTACTACCAGATAGCCGGCGTGGACCCCGAGGAGATGAAGCAACGCGTCCGCCCCGACGCCGAGGACACGGTAAAGAAAGAGCTCGTGCTGGACGCGGTGGCCGTGGCCGAAGGGCTCGAAGCCGACGAGGAAACGGTAATGCACGAGGTCGGGCACCTCGCCGAGGAGTCGGGCCGGAGCGCCGAGCAGGTCGTGGCGACCATGCGGGCCAACGGCACCTACTCCATGCTCGAAGAAGAGGTGGTGCGGCAGAAGGCGCTGGAGCTGATAGCCGAGAGCGCCGTGCCCGTCGAGATGCCCGAGGAAGAGCAGGAAGAGGCCGAGGAGCTGGAGGGCGTCGAGGGCGAGGCTCGGGCCGGAACCTCGGAAGAGGCCAACGAAGAAACCGAAGAAACTAATGAGACTGACGAAGAGGAAGAGGGACAGAAGTGA
- a CDS encoding ATP-dependent Clp protease proteolytic subunit, with protein sequence MSGYDDLGIGGIPQDVIPYVIEQSPRGERAMDIYSRLLKDRIIFLGTPVDDQVANAIMAQLLHLESEDPDQDIHLYINSPGGSVSAGLAIYDTMQFVNPSISTTALGMAASMGAFLLAAGAEGKRNALPNTRVLLHQPSVGGIGGQATDVEIHARELIRTKRRLNEILASHTGQDYEKIERDTDRDYIMGAEEAVDYGVIDNIVRQH encoded by the coding sequence GTGAGCGGATACGATGATCTGGGGATCGGTGGCATCCCGCAGGACGTAATCCCCTACGTAATAGAGCAGAGCCCTCGGGGCGAGCGGGCGATGGACATCTACTCGCGGCTCTTAAAGGACCGCATCATCTTTCTCGGCACTCCGGTCGACGATCAGGTCGCGAACGCCATCATGGCACAGCTTTTGCACCTCGAATCGGAGGATCCGGACCAGGACATACACCTGTACATAAACTCTCCGGGTGGCAGCGTCTCGGCGGGGCTCGCCATCTACGACACGATGCAGTTCGTGAACCCGAGCATCTCGACTACCGCTCTCGGGATGGCGGCCTCGATGGGCGCTTTCCTCTTGGCGGCCGGCGCGGAGGGCAAGCGGAACGCGCTGCCCAACACGCGGGTACTGCTGCACCAGCCGTCGGTCGGAGGTATCGGCGGTCAGGCCACGGACGTGGAGATCCACGCCAGGGAGCTTATCCGCACCAAGCGGCGGCTGAACGAGATCCTGGCGAGCCACACCGGTCAGGACTACGAGAAGATCGAGCGCGACACCGACCGCGACTACATCATGGGCGCGGAGGAAGCCGTGGACTACGGCGTCATAGACAACATCGTCCGCCAGCACTAG